From a region of the uncultured Draconibacterium sp. genome:
- a CDS encoding exonuclease domain-containing protein, with protein MNFVAIDVEMAQGSRWSICQIGLAIVENGEITQTISRLVQPPRNEYSEWNIRVHGITPDMTSNAPFFEDVWNEIEPLVEGNKLVAHNSSFDINCLEQTLDFYGLTIPNMECDCTYARTGVKLNEICDAFEIEFTNHHNAVSDAEACAKVYLKLLNGLEPDFSKIAPRIPKSENFFQQEGHERLCGNVLKPDLENADSSSPFYAKKVVFTGVLNTIKRKEAAALVKKLGADIDTSITKRTNFVITGSAPGPSKMKKIEQFNSQGCDIRIIYEEEFLQMCKQ; from the coding sequence ATGAATTTTGTAGCGATTGATGTTGAAATGGCTCAGGGAAGCCGTTGGAGTATTTGCCAGATTGGGCTGGCTATTGTTGAAAACGGAGAAATTACCCAAACAATCTCACGACTTGTACAACCTCCCCGGAACGAGTATTCGGAATGGAACATCAGGGTGCATGGAATTACCCCTGACATGACCTCGAATGCACCATTTTTTGAAGATGTTTGGAACGAAATAGAACCATTGGTAGAGGGGAATAAACTTGTTGCACACAATTCATCATTCGATATCAATTGTTTGGAACAGACCCTGGATTTTTACGGGCTTACAATACCAAATATGGAATGTGACTGTACCTATGCCAGAACCGGAGTAAAACTAAACGAAATTTGTGATGCTTTTGAGATTGAATTCACAAACCATCACAATGCAGTCAGTGATGCTGAAGCGTGCGCTAAAGTTTATCTGAAATTATTAAATGGGCTAGAACCTGATTTTTCTAAAATTGCGCCTCGCATACCTAAATCTGAAAATTTCTTTCAGCAGGAAGGCCATGAACGACTTTGTGGTAATGTTTTAAAACCCGATTTGGAGAATGCTGACAGTAGCAGTCCGTTTTACGCTAAGAAGGTTGTATTTACAGGTGTGCTGAACACTATTAAAAGAAAAGAGGCTGCTGCCTTGGTTAAAAAGCTCGGAGCAGACATTGATACGTCGATAACTAAACGAACCAACTTTGTCATCACTGGTTCGGCTCCCGGGCCTTCCAAAATGAAGAAGATCGAGCAGTTTAATTCTCAGGGATGCGATATCAGGATTATTTATGAAGAGGAGTTTTTGCAGATGTGCAAACAGTAA
- a CDS encoding YWFCY domain-containing protein, whose amino-acid sequence MLNESRELQRLHEGFRFFSYLLLFLSLYIDQLVWFREQGIYIPEFSMVLEKILQIQFFANTLWAKTVCIAFLSITCIGTKAKKDRDLKVSSIVLQVLTGLLMYWESLLLIVTVPLAYLLLSFFGFVFLNIGFDNISKLINVNLMKDRFNLENESFPQEQGYEENEYSINLETIYQYRNKQHEGWINVINPFRGTIVIGTPGSGKSYSVVLPFIKQHLDKGFCMCVYDFKFPDLSGVAYNHFLKAQKNKKLPEQSRFYVINFDDIRKSYRCNPLAPELMESPIDAFESSRTVLYNLNREWIRKQGEFFSESAVTFFAAVIWFLKKYKDGEYCTLPHAIELLQLEYDDLFEVLSQEKDVVNIINPFINAHKRGANEQLEGQLGSLKIAISKIISKDIYWICSGNDFSLDINNPERPKVVCLANNPLRIEMYGAVLSLFITRMLKVINRKDQLKTSLIFDELPTIYFRGLDTLIATARSNKISTLLGIQTIDQLIRDYGKEQANAILTNIGNAFAGQSVGETARFIQSRMGKILQERQSININRNTQSSTFSTQMDFLVPEGKIATLPQGYMVGQVADNFGQQVGQRNFNCLIDVDTDQIEKEERNYKEIPEVYKIDDLQALLENNRTRICNDISKILLEISKDSK is encoded by the coding sequence ATGCTTAACGAATCCAGGGAATTACAACGTCTCCATGAAGGTTTCAGGTTTTTTTCTTACCTGCTGCTGTTTCTGTCCTTATACATCGATCAGTTGGTATGGTTCAGGGAACAAGGAATCTATATCCCTGAGTTTTCCATGGTACTGGAAAAGATACTTCAGATTCAGTTTTTTGCCAACACTTTATGGGCAAAAACAGTATGTATTGCTTTTCTGTCTATCACATGTATAGGTACCAAAGCGAAAAAGGACCGGGACCTGAAAGTTTCTTCCATCGTTTTGCAGGTACTTACCGGCCTGCTGATGTATTGGGAAAGTCTGTTGCTTATCGTTACCGTTCCTTTGGCGTATTTACTGTTGTCATTTTTTGGTTTTGTGTTCCTGAATATTGGTTTTGATAACATCTCCAAACTGATCAATGTGAACCTGATGAAAGATCGCTTTAACCTGGAAAATGAAAGCTTTCCCCAGGAACAAGGCTATGAAGAAAATGAGTATTCCATCAACCTGGAAACCATTTATCAATACCGGAACAAACAACATGAAGGTTGGATCAACGTAATCAATCCCTTTCGGGGAACCATTGTGATCGGAACACCGGGATCAGGAAAATCTTATTCTGTAGTACTTCCCTTTATCAAACAACATCTGGATAAGGGATTCTGCATGTGTGTTTATGATTTTAAGTTTCCTGATCTGTCTGGAGTGGCTTACAATCACTTTCTAAAGGCTCAGAAGAATAAGAAACTACCGGAGCAATCCAGGTTTTATGTCATCAATTTTGATGATATCCGAAAATCTTATCGCTGTAATCCACTGGCACCGGAACTGATGGAAAGTCCCATTGATGCTTTTGAATCTTCACGGACGGTACTCTATAACCTTAACCGCGAATGGATTCGTAAGCAGGGAGAGTTCTTTTCGGAATCGGCAGTTACCTTTTTTGCTGCAGTGATCTGGTTCCTGAAAAAGTACAAGGACGGGGAATATTGCACCTTACCACATGCCATTGAATTGCTGCAATTGGAATACGACGATCTGTTTGAAGTGCTTTCGCAGGAAAAGGATGTGGTGAATATCATTAATCCTTTTATTAACGCACACAAGCGGGGAGCCAATGAACAACTGGAAGGACAACTTGGGAGTTTAAAGATCGCGATCTCAAAGATCATTAGTAAAGATATCTACTGGATCTGCTCGGGTAATGATTTTTCGCTGGATATTAATAATCCTGAGCGACCAAAGGTAGTTTGCCTGGCCAATAATCCCCTTCGCATTGAAATGTATGGGGCTGTACTCTCTCTCTTTATTACCCGGATGTTGAAAGTGATCAACCGCAAAGACCAGCTGAAAACCTCATTGATTTTTGATGAGTTACCAACCATATATTTTCGTGGGCTGGACACTTTGATTGCCACGGCACGGAGTAATAAAATTTCTACGCTGCTGGGCATACAAACCATCGATCAGCTGATTCGGGATTACGGAAAAGAACAGGCCAATGCTATTCTTACCAACATCGGAAATGCATTTGCCGGTCAGTCGGTAGGAGAGACAGCCCGATTTATTCAGAGTCGTATGGGAAAAATATTGCAGGAACGTCAGTCCATAAATATCAACCGCAATACCCAGTCATCAACTTTCTCAACTCAAATGGATTTTTTGGTGCCGGAGGGTAAGATAGCTACGCTGCCACAGGGATATATGGTGGGGCAAGTGGCCGATAATTTTGGGCAGCAGGTTGGTCAGCGCAATTTTAACTGCCTGATTGACGTGGATACAGACCAAATTGAAAAGGAAGAACGGAATTATAAGGAGATCCCCGAAGTATATAAAATCGACGACCTGCAGGCACTCTTAGAAAATAACCGCACCCGGATCTGTAATGATATCAGTAAAATCCTTTTGGAAATCAGTAAGGACTCAAAATAG
- a CDS encoding DUF3945 domain-containing protein yields the protein MEQSTRIKKEEIPFDKLEKVGVDKEFVNRMEPQELNAFLNGYRSDKLYTVNAKINDQEFRIPAKLRLQKGEDGAVNVKVHPIQRLNIPEKFMGHKFTEEERNALLKDKNLGKTIELKGIDGKKDQYYMAIDPKTNELIPLRTSNIKVPDKIKGATLSEEQKQKLAAGKKVFLDKMTGRNGQKFGASLQVDAANRSINFSGFKQEKKLTEEQNEKQTKTKGAKQKVG from the coding sequence ATGGAACAAAGTACAAGAATTAAAAAAGAAGAGATCCCTTTTGACAAACTGGAAAAAGTGGGTGTAGACAAGGAATTTGTAAACCGCATGGAACCACAGGAACTGAATGCTTTTTTGAATGGCTACCGTTCAGATAAACTGTATACGGTAAATGCTAAAATCAATGACCAGGAATTTCGGATTCCGGCTAAACTACGACTTCAGAAAGGAGAAGACGGTGCGGTTAATGTAAAGGTGCATCCCATTCAGCGCCTGAATATCCCTGAAAAATTTATGGGACACAAGTTTACCGAGGAAGAAAGAAATGCCTTGCTAAAGGATAAGAATCTGGGGAAAACCATTGAACTGAAGGGGATTGATGGGAAAAAGGATCAGTATTATATGGCTATAGATCCGAAAACAAATGAACTGATTCCGCTGCGTACGAGTAATATTAAGGTACCTGATAAAATTAAGGGTGCGACTTTGTCTGAAGAACAAAAGCAAAAGCTGGCAGCCGGTAAAAAAGTATTTCTGGATAAAATGACCGGTAGAAACGGACAAAAATTTGGCGCATCACTCCAGGTGGATGCAGCCAATCGAAGCATCAACTTTTCCGGTTTTAAGCAGGAGAAAAAACTCACTGAAGAACAAAACGAAAAACAGACAAAAACAAAAGGGGCTAAACAAAAAGTTGGTTAG
- a CDS encoding relaxase/mobilization nuclease domain-containing protein — translation MVIVLHKSAYTENVVMYNEKKVNEGVATLFHFKNTKSANPFNYDEHHRLKILLDIEDENPRAWNKCFHVSFNPSTEDYKILNDATIKQEIENMMEHMGYGHQPYFVYRHEDLERVHFHVVSTRIDCVTHQKIKDNFERIKMQRFLHQLEEKYNLPQKEKPQEINFRFSARSKNIKENLENLFKHLNGLDELTSKNLYDQALLTFKVEVQKSGRGHIVVVLGNDGKPARYPIRLSNFKNKPKFYSKENRLAEQETEGKQQKFDKSQNIDLTKVGVIARDLNRSVERNSQSTKLTKPKIKRRKKGRSKGF, via the coding sequence ATGGTAATCGTGTTGCATAAGAGTGCTTATACTGAGAACGTGGTGATGTACAATGAAAAGAAGGTAAACGAAGGAGTTGCCACACTTTTCCATTTTAAAAACACCAAGTCAGCTAATCCGTTTAACTACGATGAACATCACCGCCTGAAGATCTTGCTGGATATCGAAGATGAAAATCCCCGTGCCTGGAATAAGTGTTTTCATGTATCGTTTAATCCCTCAACAGAAGATTATAAAATTCTTAACGATGCCACAATTAAACAGGAAATTGAAAATATGATGGAGCACATGGGCTATGGACATCAGCCTTATTTTGTGTACCGCCACGAAGATTTAGAACGTGTTCACTTTCATGTCGTCTCAACGCGAATTGATTGTGTAACACATCAAAAGATCAAGGATAATTTCGAAAGGATTAAAATGCAACGTTTTCTACATCAGTTGGAAGAAAAGTACAATCTGCCACAAAAAGAAAAACCTCAGGAGATCAACTTTCGTTTTTCAGCTCGCAGCAAAAATATCAAGGAAAACCTGGAGAATCTGTTTAAGCATTTAAACGGATTGGATGAACTTACCAGTAAAAATCTGTATGATCAGGCCTTGCTAACTTTTAAGGTTGAGGTTCAAAAATCAGGAAGAGGCCACATCGTAGTGGTTCTGGGCAATGATGGCAAACCAGCACGTTATCCCATTCGATTGTCGAATTTTAAAAATAAACCTAAATTTTATTCCAAAGAAAACAGGTTGGCAGAACAAGAAACGGAGGGGAAGCAACAAAAATTCGATAAATCTCAGAATATTGATTTAACCAAGGTTGGAGTTATTGCAAGGGATTTGAATCGGTCGGTGGAGCGTAACAGTCAATCGACTAAGTTAACAAAACCAAAGATTAAAAGGAGAAAAAAGGGGAGGTCGAAAGGATTTTAG
- a CDS encoding DUF3320 domain-containing protein, with product MDLTIVAPKVDMVYTPAVNYAIQQNKIPLVRKIVIENASDNDWENLTVTIESDPEFVRKWEQHIQYLPKGQSIELNVDGIKLSAKYLSELTEKLAGEFSLQLSENNGEIIFQENYSVDILAYDQWNGIGVLPEMLAAFATPNHPQISKILSSASKFLENWTGDPSFDAYQSLNPDRVRKQMAAIYEAIAELDIVYCSPPASFEREGQRIRLCDTIFSQKLATCIDMALLYASCLEAVSLNPLIIVTKGHAFVGSWLIDETFADSVNDDVSLIKKRTASGINEIALVESTLMNAGQNRSFDDAVNNANYKLVNEDNFILFVDIKRARFGQIKPLPQRIKTDGGWEIVVEPEKSRPNYIPDDIFVDSLNIPDSQESLTKQKLWERKLLDLSLRNNLLNLRVTQSTIQLISVSLNLFEDALADGAEFQVLPKPGEWINPLSVSGVYQSVNMADPVVGLLKDELEHKRLRSYLTDGELSKALTKLYRSSRLSLEENGANTLYLALGFLKWYESDRSELPRYAPILLLPIEIIRKSAQKGYVIRSREEETLMNITLLEMLRQDFEIVIGGLDVLPKDESGVDVKRIFNIVRKGIMSQPRWDVEEQAFLGTFSFSKFIMWNDIHNNADKLKENKIVESLISGAISWDAEESLIEEINLDQQYSPSDVALPISADSSQLEAICDAVQDKSFILHGPPGTGKSQTITNIIANALYQGKRVLFVAEKMAALSVVQKRLADIGLDPFCLELHSNKSKKSAVLEQLQKTTEVVKKTSPEEFTIEAERLHSLRTELNNYVESLHKRHSCGFSLYDCFTGYAQLNGASDSIMLEGRQIQALSGEMFEEWCDTIEELQNAGSLCGHPHKHPLSEINTTNYSQSIKSNALELINEYIELLSQFKENRETLCELLKIDTRIAKQEQDQSINILADLLTKLPDTPPEIMTAGNVDSTLGELIVLAGHGRKRDDYKKSLLNDFNNQVLLYNAESGLSAWNRASEKWLLAKWFEQNKIVKALRTFSKTGKVNKQDAPKILELVINYTREQEVLDNNADTITKLLGFLWKNGTCNWEILVDICKSVIEIHKQTISITADPFKAKQIRENIASGLSDGIRTYLQINGKVFRNYIATRQQLNQIEDQIHELLKIKFGTEDNTEQDWIDIWQNKAISWKENLDSLRDWTTWILAVEKARKSELSPMVSAYEKGELQSNEVLNSFKKSIYRQCSELIISADTNLSTFNGKLFENKIRKFKEKSKYFEELTKAELFAKLASGIPSFARGAANSSEMGILQRAIRSKGRGMSVRHLFDLIPNLLPRLCPCMLMSPISVAQYFEADLSKFDLVVFDEASQMPTCEAVGAIARGKNVVVVGDPKQMPPTSFFSTNKFDEENADKEDLESILDDCLALSIPSKHLLWHYRSKHESLIAFSNSNYYENKLMTFPSPDDLATKVSYVHVPGYYDRGKTRQNKFEAAAIVKEVLKRLSDPVLSQRSIGIVTFSSAQQNLIEDLLNEALKNQPELDAIAMESSEPIFIKNLENVQGDERDVILFSMGYGPDKDGHVTLNFGPLNREGGWRRLNVAVSRARYEMKVYSTLRSDQIDITRTASEGVAGIKAFLEYSEKGKIVLTQKNYERKAKRNSFEKLVAEEIEKAGYTVHTDVGCSGYRIDIGVVNPENTSEYILGILTDGNNYRSATTAKDREVVRMDVLKLLGWNIYKLWSPDWWDNPQRIVQEILDAIQDALNPKESIPEPETQTESEAVSKNEQFAEVKLQGITQQVIQPETKEDEKYLVCNLPYTSLIVSDEFFDTRYTNRILEQINNVIEIEAPISQTLLSRRILNAWGITRLGVRLNSHLLSQYKRLNLKQTRQNGSVFYWRQDQEPENYDKFRVPGDDSDKRNADDLPKEEIVAGIREILYNQISLPEEDMVRETARLFGYARIGGNVELAMKQGIEYALQKGKVTNNNERILLT from the coding sequence ATGGACCTAACTATAGTTGCACCCAAAGTTGACATGGTTTATACACCAGCTGTTAATTATGCTATTCAGCAGAATAAAATTCCATTAGTTCGAAAGATTGTAATAGAAAATGCCAGCGATAATGACTGGGAAAACTTAACTGTTACTATTGAATCTGATCCTGAATTTGTAAGGAAGTGGGAACAGCATATTCAATATCTACCCAAGGGACAGAGTATTGAGTTGAACGTTGATGGAATTAAGCTTTCTGCTAAATATCTTTCAGAATTAACTGAAAAGTTAGCTGGTGAGTTTAGCTTACAATTGTCAGAAAACAATGGCGAAATAATATTTCAGGAGAATTATTCCGTTGATATACTAGCTTATGACCAATGGAATGGGATAGGAGTTTTGCCCGAAATGTTAGCTGCTTTTGCAACTCCAAATCATCCACAAATTTCAAAGATTCTTTCAAGTGCATCTAAATTCCTTGAAAATTGGACCGGCGATCCCTCTTTTGATGCTTATCAAAGTCTGAATCCTGACCGGGTTCGAAAACAGATGGCCGCAATATATGAGGCAATCGCTGAGCTCGACATTGTTTACTGTTCACCCCCGGCAAGTTTTGAAAGAGAAGGGCAGCGAATCAGATTGTGTGATACCATTTTTTCTCAAAAGCTTGCAACATGCATAGACATGGCGCTTTTATATGCCAGTTGTTTGGAGGCTGTTAGTTTGAATCCACTTATTATAGTTACTAAAGGTCATGCATTTGTTGGTAGTTGGCTTATTGATGAGACATTTGCTGATAGTGTTAATGATGATGTTTCATTAATAAAAAAGCGAACAGCATCAGGAATAAACGAAATTGCCTTGGTCGAATCTACGCTCATGAATGCTGGACAAAATCGGTCTTTTGATGATGCAGTGAATAATGCCAATTATAAATTAGTAAACGAAGATAATTTTATTCTTTTCGTTGATATAAAACGGGCACGCTTTGGGCAAATAAAACCTTTACCTCAAAGAATCAAAACGGACGGAGGTTGGGAAATTGTTGTTGAACCGGAAAAATCGAGGCCAAATTATATCCCCGATGATATTTTTGTGGACTCATTAAATATACCTGACAGTCAAGAATCTCTAACCAAACAGAAATTATGGGAACGTAAACTTCTGGATTTGAGTTTACGGAATAACTTATTAAACCTTCGGGTAACTCAAAGTACGATTCAGCTCATTTCAGTAAGTCTTAATTTGTTCGAAGATGCTTTGGCAGATGGAGCCGAATTTCAGGTTTTACCAAAACCGGGGGAATGGATCAACCCATTAAGTGTTTCTGGAGTTTATCAATCGGTAAACATGGCTGATCCGGTTGTTGGTTTATTAAAGGATGAGCTTGAACATAAACGCTTACGATCTTATCTTACTGATGGAGAACTTTCAAAAGCACTTACTAAACTATACCGGTCCAGCCGATTGTCGCTGGAAGAAAATGGTGCAAACACACTCTACCTTGCTTTAGGCTTTTTAAAATGGTACGAATCGGATAGAAGTGAACTTCCACGTTATGCTCCAATATTGTTGTTGCCTATTGAAATCATTCGTAAATCTGCTCAAAAAGGATATGTAATTCGAAGTAGGGAAGAAGAAACATTAATGAATATCACGCTTCTAGAGATGCTTCGTCAAGATTTCGAGATAGTGATTGGAGGATTGGATGTATTGCCTAAAGATGAAAGTGGGGTAGATGTCAAACGTATCTTTAATATTGTCCGTAAAGGCATTATGTCACAACCTAGATGGGACGTTGAGGAACAAGCGTTTCTTGGTACTTTTTCATTCAGTAAGTTTATCATGTGGAATGATATTCATAATAATGCAGATAAGCTTAAGGAAAATAAAATTGTAGAAAGTCTCATTTCCGGAGCTATATCATGGGATGCAGAAGAATCGCTTATTGAAGAAATTAATCTTGACCAACAATATTCGCCTTCAGATGTGGCTTTGCCCATTAGCGCAGATTCTTCCCAGCTGGAAGCAATATGCGATGCCGTTCAGGATAAAAGTTTTATTCTACATGGACCTCCTGGAACGGGGAAATCGCAAACCATTACAAATATTATAGCAAATGCCCTTTATCAGGGTAAAAGGGTACTTTTTGTGGCCGAGAAGATGGCGGCACTCTCGGTCGTTCAGAAACGGCTGGCAGACATCGGGCTCGATCCTTTCTGTCTGGAACTTCATTCAAATAAATCGAAAAAGTCAGCTGTGCTGGAACAACTTCAAAAGACAACTGAAGTTGTAAAGAAGACATCTCCAGAAGAATTTACTATTGAAGCAGAAAGGTTACATTCACTTAGAACAGAACTGAATAACTACGTTGAGTCTTTACACAAACGACACTCGTGTGGATTCTCCTTGTATGACTGTTTTACCGGATATGCACAATTAAACGGAGCTTCTGATTCTATAATGCTTGAAGGCCGGCAAATACAAGCTTTGTCGGGAGAAATGTTTGAAGAATGGTGTGATACTATTGAAGAACTTCAAAATGCCGGATCTCTGTGTGGCCATCCCCACAAGCATCCTTTATCAGAAATCAATACAACCAATTATAGTCAGTCAATCAAATCAAATGCACTTGAGTTAATTAATGAATATATAGAATTACTAAGTCAATTTAAAGAAAATAGGGAAACACTGTGTGAGCTATTAAAAATTGATACGCGCATAGCTAAGCAAGAACAGGATCAATCAATAAATATTCTCGCTGATCTGCTTACAAAATTACCAGATACTCCACCGGAAATTATGACAGCTGGTAATGTTGACAGCACACTCGGAGAATTGATTGTTCTCGCAGGTCATGGAAGAAAACGAGACGATTATAAAAAATCTTTATTAAACGACTTCAATAATCAAGTATTGCTTTATAATGCAGAATCCGGGTTATCAGCCTGGAATAGGGCATCTGAAAAATGGCTTTTAGCTAAATGGTTCGAGCAAAATAAAATAGTTAAAGCGTTAAGGACATTTTCTAAAACAGGGAAGGTAAATAAACAAGATGCTCCTAAAATACTGGAGTTGGTGATTAATTACACCAGGGAACAAGAAGTGTTAGATAATAATGCTGATACGATTACAAAGTTGCTGGGATTTTTATGGAAGAACGGAACGTGCAACTGGGAAATCCTGGTTGATATTTGTAAATCAGTAATTGAAATACATAAACAAACCATTTCAATTACTGCGGATCCTTTTAAAGCCAAGCAAATTCGAGAAAATATTGCATCGGGACTTTCGGATGGAATCAGAACCTATTTACAGATAAATGGAAAAGTGTTTAGGAACTATATTGCTACCCGACAACAGCTGAACCAAATTGAAGACCAAATTCACGAATTATTAAAAATCAAATTTGGAACAGAAGATAATACTGAACAGGATTGGATTGACATTTGGCAAAATAAAGCAATCTCGTGGAAGGAAAATTTGGATTCGTTAAGAGATTGGACTACCTGGATCCTGGCAGTAGAGAAAGCAAGAAAAAGCGAATTATCTCCAATGGTTTCAGCTTATGAAAAAGGAGAACTCCAAAGTAATGAAGTATTAAATTCGTTTAAGAAATCTATTTATCGTCAGTGTTCAGAATTAATTATATCGGCTGATACTAATCTGTCGACATTTAATGGGAAATTATTTGAAAATAAAATCAGGAAGTTTAAAGAGAAAAGCAAGTATTTTGAAGAGCTCACCAAGGCTGAACTTTTTGCAAAGTTAGCATCGGGGATACCTTCTTTTGCGCGAGGAGCTGCCAATAGTTCTGAGATGGGCATACTTCAACGAGCTATACGAAGTAAAGGCCGGGGAATGTCAGTTCGTCATCTTTTTGATTTGATTCCGAACTTATTGCCTCGTTTGTGCCCTTGTATGTTGATGAGCCCGATTTCTGTAGCTCAGTATTTTGAAGCAGATCTGTCCAAATTCGATCTTGTTGTTTTTGACGAAGCATCTCAGATGCCTACTTGCGAAGCTGTTGGAGCAATTGCAAGGGGCAAGAATGTCGTTGTGGTAGGAGATCCAAAACAAATGCCGCCAACAAGTTTCTTTTCAACGAATAAGTTTGATGAAGAGAATGCAGATAAAGAGGATTTGGAAAGTATTCTGGATGATTGTCTTGCGCTGTCCATCCCGTCTAAACATCTTTTATGGCACTATCGGAGTAAACATGAAAGTTTGATTGCATTTAGTAATTCCAATTATTACGAAAATAAGTTGATGACTTTTCCTTCACCTGATGATTTAGCTACCAAAGTAAGTTATGTGCATGTGCCGGGGTATTATGACCGTGGAAAGACAAGACAGAATAAATTCGAAGCTGCCGCAATTGTGAAAGAAGTCCTGAAACGATTGTCTGATCCTGTGCTGTCTCAACGAAGTATTGGTATCGTAACATTTAGCTCTGCTCAACAAAATCTTATAGAAGACTTACTCAATGAAGCACTGAAGAATCAACCGGAATTGGATGCCATTGCGATGGAATCATCTGAGCCAATATTTATCAAAAATTTGGAGAATGTACAGGGTGATGAACGTGACGTGATTCTTTTTTCGATGGGATACGGGCCGGATAAAGATGGCCATGTAACCTTAAATTTCGGACCACTTAACCGTGAAGGAGGATGGAGGAGATTAAATGTTGCAGTTTCCCGGGCACGTTATGAGATGAAAGTTTATTCAACGCTTCGTTCAGATCAGATTGACATAACCAGAACAGCTTCAGAAGGAGTCGCCGGAATTAAAGCTTTCCTGGAGTATTCTGAGAAAGGTAAGATTGTTCTAACTCAGAAAAATTATGAAAGAAAGGCGAAGAGAAATTCATTTGAAAAGCTGGTTGCTGAGGAAATTGAAAAAGCAGGATATACTGTTCATACCGATGTTGGCTGTTCAGGTTATCGCATTGATATTGGTGTTGTAAATCCAGAAAATACCTCTGAATATATTCTGGGAATCCTGACGGATGGAAATAATTACCGGTCGGCAACAACAGCAAAAGATAGGGAAGTAGTTCGAATGGACGTGCTAAAACTCCTGGGATGGAACATTTATAAGCTATGGTCGCCTGATTGGTGGGATAATCCACAACGAATAGTACAAGAAATATTAGATGCTATCCAGGATGCCCTTAATCCAAAAGAATCAATCCCGGAACCGGAAACACAGACAGAATCTGAAGCTGTATCGAAAAACGAACAATTTGCTGAAGTTAAACTTCAGGGTATAACCCAACAAGTTATTCAACCAGAGACAAAAGAAGATGAGAAGTATTTGGTTTGTAATCTACCTTATACCTCACTAATTGTTTCTGATGAATTTTTTGATACGCGATATACCAATAGAATTCTTGAACAAATTAATAATGTAATTGAGATCGAAGCTCCCATAAGTCAAACTCTATTGTCAAGGAGAATATTGAACGCATGGGGTATTACAAGGCTGGGTGTAAGACTAAATAGTCATCTTTTGTCCCAGTATAAAAGACTAAATCTGAAACAAACCCGGCAGAATGGAAGTGTCTTTTATTGGCGGCAAGATCAGGAACCTGAGAATTACGACAAATTCAGAGTCCCTGGCGATGATTCAGATAAACGAAATGCTGATGATCTTCCAAAGGAGGAAATCGTAGCTGGTATCAGGGAAATACTTTATAACCAGATAAGTCTGCCGGAAGAAGATATGGTTCGTGAAACAGCTCGATTATTTGGCTATGCGCGTATAGGAGGGAATGTGGAACTAGCCATGAAGCAAGGTATTGAATATGCTTTACAGAAAGGAAAAGTAACCAATAACAACGAACGAATACTATTAACCTAA
- a CDS encoding DUF4138 domain-containing protein — translation MKQTIFIIAFFLFSLAGYAQNQIEICQNKTTHLIAEEKITYLQVGDPDKLIAEVVPEQLNMVRVKAVDDFEGESSLTVVSANRSYSLFVKYSDTNKISFKLEDFHGEKAGDLKIGPVPEYLLKELCSQILRECTQKPIQTRTKKDGIIFRLRNLYLKQDLLFFELEITNTTNIILDMEAIHWWIDDRKQVKATNAQEYQVEELYRHYKWERIPAKTTLREVVVLPKFIVPDKRILKIELLEKALGNTGRKLTLEVKNKAILKANSF, via the coding sequence ATGAAACAAACAATATTTATCATCGCATTCTTTCTTTTTTCACTGGCAGGATATGCCCAGAATCAAATAGAAATCTGTCAAAACAAAACCACACACCTGATCGCCGAAGAAAAAATTACCTATCTGCAGGTGGGTGATCCGGATAAGCTGATTGCGGAGGTAGTTCCTGAGCAGCTCAATATGGTAAGGGTAAAAGCCGTGGATGATTTTGAAGGTGAATCTTCACTGACAGTAGTGAGTGCCAACCGTTCTTATTCCCTGTTTGTAAAGTATTCAGATACCAACAAGATCTCCTTTAAACTGGAAGATTTTCATGGGGAGAAAGCCGGGGATCTAAAAATTGGCCCGGTTCCGGAATACCTGCTAAAAGAACTTTGCAGCCAGATCCTTCGGGAATGCACCCAAAAACCGATTCAGACAAGAACCAAAAAAGACGGTATTATTTTTCGTTTACGAAATCTCTATCTAAAACAAGACCTGCTATTCTTTGAACTGGAAATCACCAACACCACTAATATCATTCTGGATATGGAGGCCATTCACTGGTGGATCGATGACAGGAAGCAGGTAAAAGCCACTAATGCGCAGGAATACCAGGTGGAAGAATTGTACCGGCATTATAAATGGGAGCGCATTCCTGCTAAAACCACACTTCGGGAAGTCGTTGTATTGCCCAAGTTTATTGTTCCCGATAAACGCATTTTAAAGATCGAACTGTTGGAAAAAGCCCTTGGGAATACCGGAAGGAAACTAACGCTGGAGGTGAAAAACAAAGCCATCCTGAAAGCTAACTCATTCTAG